A region of the Desulfobacter postgatei 2ac9 genome:
GAGGGCTGGTTAAGACACTTGATTTTAAAATTTATTTGGGCCTTTTGACTGAAACATATAATTCTGACCACCAGGATGATTTGAGAAGAACCCATGCTCTGCCCATTGATATGGTTGTGGTCAATCTCTATCCATTTGTCCAGACCATTGCCAGGGAAAATGTCTCCGTTGAAAATGCCCGGGGCAATATTGATATTGGCGGGCCGACCATGATCCGGGCCGCTGCTAAAAATTTCATCCGGGTCGCTTCGGTGGTGGATCCCAAATCCTATGAGGGTATTTTGGCAGCCCTTAAAACAAAGGACGGGGCTTTGGGGCTAAAAGAGCGGTATTCACTTGCATCAAAGGCCTTTGAGCATACCGCCCAGTACGATCGGGCCATAGCTGATTATCTGGCCGGGCTTTCAAAAAAAGACGTCGAATCGTGTTATAAAACAGGGGAGTAGATATGAGCACAGATCTTAAAAAGATGTACAAAACCATAATGGATGACCATTTTACGCCGGCCATGGAAATTTCTTTTGTGAATGGCGATAGCCGGCAGACCCTGTTTTATGAAAAGGTTTCCTGGATTATTGACGGGGTGCAAAAGGGCCTTCGTTACGGGGAAAACCCCGGCCAGGAAGCCGCATTATACCGGCTGGTTAATGGAAATCTGGCCCTTGGGGATGCCAAAACCATCGTGCCGGGCAAATATCTTGTGTCTGATATTGAACTGCTGCAGTCCGGCAAACACCCGGGCAAAACCAATCTCACCGATGCAGATAACGCCCTGAATATCCTGAGATATTTTACGGATACCCCCTGTGCCGTCATTGTCAAGCACAACAACCCCTGCGGGGCTGCCCGGGCGAACAGCCTGCAACAGGCCTATGCCAAGGCCTATATGGCAGATCGTGTGGCGGCATTTGGCGGCTGCATTGCCCTGAACAAGGCAGTGGACAAGGCAACCGCCGAAGGCATTGCCGATCAATATGCTGAAGTGGTGGTGGCCCCGGAGTTTGAGGACGGGGTCATTGAGATTTTGGGACGGCGAAAAAATCTGCGCGTGATCCGGATCAACGCCATGGACAAACTGCACTCCTTTATCGGTGAGCGGGTGGTGGATTTCAAAAGTCTTATGGACGGCGGCATTGTTGCCCAGTGGTCCTTTGTGCCCAAAACACTTAAAAAAGAAGATCTTTTCATTGCTTCGACAGAATATAAGGGAACAACGTATAAAGTAGACCGGGTACCTACGGACCAGGAATACGAGGATATGCTTTTTGGCTGGCTGGTGGAGTCCGGTATTACGTCCAACTCCGTAATATATGTCAAGGATAATTGCACCGTGGGCATCGGCACCGGTGAACAGGACCGGGTCGGGGTTGCGGAAATCGCCGTGGACAAGGCCTATCGCAAATTGTGTGACCGGTACTGCTTTGAACGGTACAATACCTCCTTTGCCGACATGACGGATGAAGATAAAAAAGCCGAGATTGAAGCGGATGTAGCAGAACAAAAGGGCGGGCTTATCGGTTCTTCCATGATTTCAGATGCTTTTTTCCCGTTCAGGGACGGCATTGATGTGGGGTTAAGGCAGGGGGTAAAAGCCGTTATCCAGCCAGGTGGTTCAATGAACGATTACCAGTCTATTGAAGCCTGCAATGAATACAGGGCCAGCATGGTATATACAGGCCAGCGCAGTTTTAAGCATTAGAAGAGATGCAATGTCATACTTGTTGATGATTCCCATGACTTTTCGATTGTCAGCCATCATTTTAGCCTGACCGCCCATCTCAAAGGATACACCGGCAGGCTTTTGGATTTGGGTAACAGCCATTTCGGCCGGGATCACGGCCTCACCGACACTGATTTCATGGGAGTCTGCCGGGACGATGATCTGTTTGGCCTGGTCTTCACGGATGATTTCCACGGGACCGGTGGAACGTTCAATCCGGGCAACATCCTTGACATAAACCGGTTGGTCGGAATTGCTTTTGATAATCATGTTTTCAAGTTCAAATTTGCTCTTCAAAGATTCCGACCGAACCATCACACGGATATCGTAGTAATCACCCCCATTCTCTATACCGGGTTGCCACGCTTCCCTGGACCAGTCCGCGCGTCTCTTTAAGCCTGGCAGCCGTTTCCCGGGCGAACTCGAAAATCGGATGAATACGTGCCCCTTTAATTTTGATTTCAACCTCCTGGTCTCCAACATTCCGGATACCTTTGAGCTTCATCTGCATCACCGAAATTTTGGCACCAGGGATCTGAGCTTTATCTACCATGGGTTTTATTTTTTTGTCCATTGCTTGACAACTGGAGCATGAATTTATATATTCCAATTTAACGATTTATTGGAGCAGGCCGGTTATGGCGGAATGGATAGTCGCCCCTGGTCATCAATCGGAAAGTGAAATCCACCGGATCTGTTCCAGCGGAAACAAAATTAAACGAAGAGTGGATACTTGAAGGCCGCAGCTGAGCTTAAAACATAGCCCGATATATAGATGGGGTACATTTATGAAAACATTTATTAAAGTCATGAAAGCATTATCCGATCCCAACAGGGTCAAAATGATGAAAATGCTTCAGAATCGTTCCTTGTGTGTCTGTGAAATACAACAGTTACTGGGGGTTGCCCAGTCTACCACGAGCAAACATTTGAAAATTCTTGAGGATGCAGACCTGGTTAAAAGCTTCAAGGATGGACTGTGGGTGAATTACGCTTTATCGGACGGCAGCGACTCTCCATTTGCCGCCAGCATGATCGATAATCTGAAACACTGGCTTGATAGTGATAGCCAGATTAAAGAACTGACTAAGCTTCTTCCGGATATAGACCGGTATGATATTGTTGATAAAGAGTCAAAAAATTAAGCAAGTACCTATTATGTAAAAAGATAAGGAGTTAAACATGGAAATCAAAGTATTGGGACCTGGATGCGCCAAATGCATTAAAACCGAAAAATTAGTGCAGGAAGTGCTGAAAGAAACTGGTGTGGACGCTCACGTTGAAAAAGTCTCTGATATGATGCAGATCGCTTCTTACGGCGTCTTTGGAACCCCTTCCGTCATTGTGGACGGCGAGGTAAAATGTACCGGAAAAGTACCCAAAAAAGAAGATATCAAAGCCTGGGTTACCAAATAGTTTCAAAGGAGATATCCAATGAAAGAACGTACCAAGCTGCTATTGATCGCAGGGGTTTTTATGGCCGCCTACTATGTGCCCTGGAGCCATCCTGTGATCCGTCAGTCCGGTCTGGAAGCTTTTATGATGCTTCAGGAATATGCCCGGGAACATGTTCTTACCTGTTTGATTCCCGCTTTCTTCATTGCGGGTGCCATTTCCGTGTTCGTCTCCCAAGCCTCGGTGCTCAAATACTTCGGGGCTCAGGCCGGCAAGCTGTTGTCCTATTCTGTAGCCTCGATATCCGGCACCATCCTGGCTGTCTGTTCCTGTACGGTACTCCCGCTGTTTGCGGGAATCTACACACGAGGGGCGGGGATCGGACCGGCCACGGCCTTTCTATATTCCGGGCCTGCCATCAATGTGCTCGCCATCACTCTGACCGCCAAGATCCTCGGCTGGCAGCTCGGCCTTGCCAGGGCTGTTGGCGCAGTGATTTTTGCCGTGGTGACCGGTCTGCTCATGGCCCTGATTTTTCATAAAGACGATGCCTCACGCACGGTCGGTAAAATTTATCTGCCGGACGAGGATGCCAAAGAAAGAACCCTTTTGCAAGACAGTCTATACCTTCTGACGATGGTGTTGATTTTGGTTTTTGCCGCCTTTGCCAAACCGGCTTCCGGATCGACCGGGCTTTGGCCCGCAATCTTTGCCGCCAAGTGGTACATCACCATTGCCCTGCTGATTATCCTCGGATTAATGCTCAAGGCCTGGTTCACCAAAGATGAGTGCAAAAGCTGGTTGGAATCGACCTGGGTCTTCATGAAACAGATTTTCCCTCTGCTTTTCGGGGGGGTTATCGTGGCTGGTTTTCTGCTGGGCCGTCCGGGTCATCCGGCGCTAATCCCGGAACAATGGATTTCATCCCTTTTGGGCGGCAATTCCATCTGGGCCAATCTGCTGGCCTCCGTGGCCGGAGCCTTGATGTATTTCGCTACCCTGACCGAAGTGCCCATCCTGCAGGGACTTTTAGGCGCCGGCATGGGCAAGGGGCCTGCCCTGGCACTTCTGCTGGCAGGTCCGGCCCTGTCGTTACCCAACATGCTGGTGATCGGCAGCATCATGGGCGTAAAAAAGACGGCCACGTTTTGTACCATCATCGTGATCCTGTCCACCATAGCCGGGGTGGTGTACGGAGCCTTTTTCGGGTAGATGACTTCTCATGGTGGCAAATAACTATCTAAAAAATATGAACATTTAAACAATTTAGATTATACTTGCAAAATGATGGCCCCGATTATGGAAAAACTTGAAAAAGCGTATGAAGGCAAAGCACATATTGTTTTCATAGATGTATGGGAAAATCGGGACCAGGCCCCCCAGGTTCGGCATAAGGGCCATCCCCACCCAGATCTTTTTTAACGAAAACGGTGAAGAAGTCTGGCGGCACGAAGGATTTCTGGACGA
Encoded here:
- a CDS encoding thioredoxin family protein, coding for MEIKVLGPGCAKCIKTEKLVQEVLKETGVDAHVEKVSDMMQIASYGVFGTPSVIVDGEVKCTGKVPKKEDIKAWVTK
- a CDS encoding ArsR/SmtB family transcription factor, which codes for MKTFIKVMKALSDPNRVKMMKMLQNRSLCVCEIQQLLGVAQSTTSKHLKILEDADLVKSFKDGLWVNYALSDGSDSPFAASMIDNLKHWLDSDSQIKELTKLLPDIDRYDIVDKESKN
- a CDS encoding permease, with the translated sequence MKERTKLLLIAGVFMAAYYVPWSHPVIRQSGLEAFMMLQEYAREHVLTCLIPAFFIAGAISVFVSQASVLKYFGAQAGKLLSYSVASISGTILAVCSCTVLPLFAGIYTRGAGIGPATAFLYSGPAINVLAITLTAKILGWQLGLARAVGAVIFAVVTGLLMALIFHKDDASRTVGKIYLPDEDAKERTLLQDSLYLLTMVLILVFAAFAKPASGSTGLWPAIFAAKWYITIALLIILGLMLKAWFTKDECKSWLESTWVFMKQIFPLLFGGVIVAGFLLGRPGHPALIPEQWISSLLGGNSIWANLLASVAGALMYFATLTEVPILQGLLGAGMGKGPALALLLAGPALSLPNMLVIGSIMGVKKTATFCTIIVILSTIAGVVYGAFFG
- a CDS encoding AICAR transformylase/IMP cyclohydrolase PurH translates to MTKNVVERIDDLVKIKTILISVSDKSGLGTFIPGLLEINPDIIILSTGGTYSRIKEILGPYSDRNLKQVSDYTGQAETQGGLVKTLDFKIYLGLLTETYNSDHQDDLRRTHALPIDMVVVNLYPFVQTIARENVSVENARGNIDIGGPTMIRAAAKNFIRVASVVDPKSYEGILAALKTKDGALGLKERYSLASKAFEHTAQYDRAIADYLAGLSKKDVESCYKTGE
- a CDS encoding efflux RND transporter permease subunit, with product MKSKFELENMIIKSNSDQPVYVKDVARIERSTGPVEIIREDQAKQIIVPADSHEISVGEAVIPAEMAVTQIQKPAGVSFEMGGQAKMMADNRKVMGIINKYDIASLLMLKTALACIYHAGPVFIAGFNRLVIVH
- a CDS encoding thioredoxin family protein, which gives rise to MYGKIGTRPPRFGIRAIPTQIFFNENGEEVWRHEGFLDEKAIVDRLTEMEVEQPEFGNKE
- a CDS encoding AICAR transformylase/IMP cyclohydrolase PurH; this translates as MSTDLKKMYKTIMDDHFTPAMEISFVNGDSRQTLFYEKVSWIIDGVQKGLRYGENPGQEAALYRLVNGNLALGDAKTIVPGKYLVSDIELLQSGKHPGKTNLTDADNALNILRYFTDTPCAVIVKHNNPCGAARANSLQQAYAKAYMADRVAAFGGCIALNKAVDKATAEGIADQYAEVVVAPEFEDGVIEILGRRKNLRVIRINAMDKLHSFIGERVVDFKSLMDGGIVAQWSFVPKTLKKEDLFIASTEYKGTTYKVDRVPTDQEYEDMLFGWLVESGITSNSVIYVKDNCTVGIGTGEQDRVGVAEIAVDKAYRKLCDRYCFERYNTSFADMTDEDKKAEIEADVAEQKGGLIGSSMISDAFFPFRDGIDVGLRQGVKAVIQPGGSMNDYQSIEACNEYRASMVYTGQRSFKH